A region of the Acidimicrobiia bacterium genome:
AACCCTCGCCGAGACCTTCGCCTCCGAAGCGGCCGTGCGCGATGGCCTGCTTCGACTGCTCCTGGTTGTAGGCGTTGCCTTGCGAGTTCGCGCTGCCCGGGTCGACAAACGACGTGAACCGGTCGATCTGGTACTGCTTCAGGATCCCGAGGTTCGCGACGGCGAACACGCCGGTGATCGCGAGCAGCGCGAGCACGAGGAACTGGCGTCCGGTGATGCCGGCCACCGTGAGCAAACCCGCGATGACCACCACGAGCACGAGCACCGTCCCGAGGTCGGGCTGGAGGAGCACGAGCCCGATCGGCACTGACGCGAGCGCGAGGATCGTCGCCAGACGCCACGCGTCGAGCTCACCGCGGTATTGGTTGCAGTAGCCGGCGAGCGCCACGATGATGCCGAACTTGGCGAACTCCGACGGTTGGAGCGTGAAACCACCGGGGAGCTGGAACCACGCCTGGTGGCCCTTGATGTTCGAGCCGAGCGGCGCGAGCACGGCAAGCAACAGGCCGACGGTCGCGAAGTAGGCGAACATCGAGTGATCGCGCAGACTCCGGTAGTCGATCGCGATCACGGCAACCATGGCCACGATACCGAGCGCGAAGAACATCGCCTGGCGCTTGACGAAGTAGAGCTCGTCACCGGGAACGCGGTGCTGCGTAGTCGACCAGATCATGACGAGACCGATGGCGCCGATCGCGAGCACTGCGCCGACGAGCAGGAAGTCGAAGTGGCGCACCGGCGCGATATCGAGACGAGCGTCGCGGCTCCTCCGCGTACCGATCGCCGGGCGCGTCATCATCGCCATCAGTCGCTCTTCTTCACCGGCGCGGGTGCGTAGCGCACGGGCGCCGGGTCGGGGTTGCCGTTCAGGAAATCCATCACCCGGCGAGCGATGGGCGCGGCGATGTCGGCCCCGAAACCGCCCTGCTCGACCATCGCGACCACCACGTACTGCGGCTGCGCCGGGTCTTTGCCCGGGTTCACGATGCCCGCGAACCACGACGTGTCTTGCTTGCCCTTCCCCGCCTGTGCGGTGCCGGTCTTGCCCGCGACGGGCACGCCGTCGTAGGTGTTGAACGAGAAGAACGCCGTGCCCTCCTGGCTGTTCACTGCGCCGTCGATGCCTGCGAGCACCGGGTCGCGGACCTGGGGCGTCAGGCCGGTGTCGCGCGGAGCCGGCATGGCGACAAGACTGAGCAGCTTCCCGAGCTGGCCCTCCGGCTGCCCGGCAGTGCTGGCGTGGATGCCGACGACGAGCTGCGGGCTGTGGAGCGTGCCGCCGTTGGCGAACGCGGCGTAGCCGTCGGCCAGTTGCAACGGTGTGACGAGCACGTCGCCCTGGCCGACGGCGAGGCTCGCGCTGTCACCCTGCCGCCATGTCCTCGACGTCGGGTCGTCGCTGCTCTTGTTGAGGGCTTGGTTGAACGCGAGATCCGGGATCCGACCCGACTGGTCCCCACCGAGACTGATCCCGGTCGGCACGCCGAAGCCGAACGCGCGCGCGACCTCCTGCATCCCGTAGCCGCGCGGATGGCTGGGCGAATTGTCGCTGCCCTCGTTGGAGTCGTAGACGTACCAGAACTCCTTGCCCACGTTGTAGAAGAACGCGTCGCTCGAGACGGTGAGCGCGCGCGGCAGGTCGACGATGCCGTACTTGATCTTCCGCGCGTTGCACCGCTTCTCGTCGTTCCCGAACAGGACGCAGCCGTCGTCGTAGTACGTCTCGTCCGCAGCACGGATGCCGTACTTGATCGTGGCGATCGACGTGAAGAGCTTGAACGTCGACCCCGGGGCGTACGGGCTGAGCGCGCGATCGATCAGCGGGAGCGACCCGTTCTGGTCGAGATACTCGGCAGGGAGTCCGCCCGCGACGATCACGTTGGGGTCGAAGGTCGGGGCCGATGCCATCGCGACCACTGCACCCGTACGCGCGTCGAGCACGACGACCGCGCCCCCGGTGGCCTGGTAATAGCCACCTCCGTCGGGATCGATCAGGTGGCGTGCTCCCTGCATGCCCTGCTCGAGCGAGTCCGCGGCAACCTTCTGGGCGTCGATGTCGATCGCGAGTTGCACGTCGTGACCGGGCTCTGCCTGTCGGACGATCGACTCGCCCACCTTCACGCCGCGGTTGTCGACGCGCACCTCCTTGAGCTCGGGTGCGCCCCGCAGCTCGGTCTCGAAGGTCTGCTCGATGCCCGCCTTCCCGATGGTGTCGTCGGCTGTGTAGCCCTTCGCCTTCTTGTCGTTGTACTCCTCCGCGTTGATCCGGCCCGTGTAGCCCAACAGGTGCGCCGCGAGCGATCCCGCCGGGTACACACGCAAGAAGCTCGACGTGACGCGAGTTTGGGGGAAGTCGTCCTGGCGCTCCCACACGTACTGCGCCTGATCGACGTTCACACGCTCGGCGACGGTCACTGCTTCGAACAACTCTCTGTTCGGATCGTCGAGACGCTTGTCGACCTCTCCCGTCGAGATGCCGAGGACACGCGCCAGGTTCGGTACGAGCCGGACCCTCGTCGCGTAGGTGAGCTTCTGCCGGTCGACCACCAACGTGGTGACTGCTCGGGTCTCCGCAAGGACGCGTCCCTTGGCGTCGAGGATGCGGCCGCGGAGCGCCGGCACCTGCACCACCTTGTCACCATTCGTCTGCGCGGCGACGGCCAGCTTCTCGCCTCCTGCGACCTGCAGGAACCAGGCCCGGGTGAGCAGCCCCGCGAGCAAAGCGACGACCACCAGCCCGATGACGACGAGGCGTCCCCTCGTGTCGACTTCCTGCCTCACGGCGTCCGTCCGCTCGAACCCGGGTTGGGTCGTCCTTCCGCCGCCACGGCTGGCCATTGTCGCCGATGGGCCGGTGCGAACGCGGGCGCGGTCGGGGTCATCGCGCCACCCGCCAGGTGGATCGGCCCTCGGAGTGCCGTGCAGCCCTGCGAACAAGCGGGAACACGGCGGGCGCGATCAACGCGTCGTAGAACGCAGCAATCGCGACTGTCTTCAAGCTCGAGAGCGAGAGAAAGCCCTCTTGCCCGATCACCGCGCCGACCGAGAGGAACACGAGGCCTCCGAAGAAGCCGCCGATACCGCCGAGCAACGGCGCGATCGCAGGTGGCCTCCGCACCATCCCGGCCTGGAACACGCCCACGGCATACCCGGTGATCGCGTACGACAGTGCGGAGAGCCCGAGCGGCGTGGAGAGGAACAAGTCGATCGCGATTCCCATCACGAAACCGAACCAGGCGCCCGACTCTGCACCCTCGTAGTACGCGACCGCGAGCACGGCCACCAGGCCGACGTCGGGCGCGACGCCGTCGATGCGGAAGTGCGTGAACAGCGTCGTCTGCAGCACGACGCAGGTGACGACGACGAATCCGAGCCGGATTCGTCGGATCATGGTGTGGCCGGCGGTTGGTAACGCAGGACTTTCACGATCGTGAGCCGGTCGAGGTCGACGATCGGCCGGAGCGCGGCTCGTTCGGCGGTCGCAGTGGACGGATCGACCGCGTGGACCACGGTGCCCACCGCCAGGCCTCGCGGGAACGGCGACTCGTTGAGACCGCGCGTGATCGCGTACTCGCCCTTCGCGAGCTTCTGTGTCGAGTCACGGATCTGCAGTTCGAGGAACGTGCTGTCCTTCTGGCCGTTCGCCAGCCCGATCGGACCGAGTGCGCCACTCGGATCGAGGAGCTGCACGCCCACACCGAACTCCGGGTCGTCCATACGCTGCACGGTCGCGCGCGACTTCGACACCGACGTGATCTTGCCGACGAGCGCGCCACCGTGCGCACCGACGACGACCGCCATGTCGTTCGCGATGCCGTCGTCGCTGCCCTTGTCGATCTGGAACGTGCGCTCGAAGTTGCCGGTCGAGCCGTCGACGACGCTGGCGAACACGCTGTCGTAGTCGGCGACGTCGGGTAGGTCGACAAGCTCCTTGACTCCCTGCGCGTCGGCGACCGCCGACTTGTTGGCCGCGATCTGGCTCTCGAGGCCGGCGTTCGCCCGCCGCAGGCGTTCGTTCTCGGATTGCAACTCATCGGCGCGGCCGAGGCTGTCGAAGAAGTCGGTGGCCGGCGAGATCGCATCGTCGGCAAGGTCCTGCAGAGGCGCGATCACGTCCTGGGCGCCGGACCGGAGCGTTGCCACCACGCCGGTGCCCTGTTGATCGAGGGTGATGAGGACGAGGGAGGTGATGATCAACATCACCAGTGTGATTCGGCGGCGGCGATCCTGGCGGTACACAACCATGATTGCAAGGGCGCGCCCACTCGGGCGCGGTCAGTCCTGTGGGCCGGTGCTCAGGACCTGGTGGAGCACGTCGAAGTTCTCGAGGCACTGCCCCGAGCCGAGCACCACCGAGTAGAGGGGGCGCCTTGCCCGGTGGACCGGCATGCCCGTCTCGGCCTGGATGATGTTGTCGAGACCGATGAGCTGCGCGCCGCCGCCGGTGATGACGATGCCGCGTTCCATGATGTCGGCCGCGAGCTCGGGTGGTGTCTTGTCGAGCGTGACCTTCACCGCGTCGACGATCGCGGCCGTGGGCTCTTCGATTGCTTCACGGATCTCCAGCGTAGAGATCACGATGACCTTGGGAAGGCCGCTCACGAGATCT
Encoded here:
- the rodA gene encoding rod shape-determining protein RodA, translating into MAMMTRPAIGTRRSRDARLDIAPVRHFDFLLVGAVLAIGAIGLVMIWSTTQHRVPGDELYFVKRQAMFFALGIVAMVAVIAIDYRSLRDHSMFAYFATVGLLLAVLAPLGSNIKGHQAWFQLPGGFTLQPSEFAKFGIIVALAGYCNQYRGELDAWRLATILALASVPIGLVLLQPDLGTVLVLVVVIAGLLTVAGITGRQFLVLALLAITGVFAVANLGILKQYQIDRFTSFVDPGSANSQGNAYNQEQSKQAIAHGRFGGEGLGEGSQTQGGFVPEQHTDFIFTSVGEELGFLGAVVLLGLFAIVMWRTWRTARLSRDFFGTLVCVGVLSMLAFQVFENVGMTMGIMPITGIPLPFVSYGGSSLITSFACVGLVVNVSMRRFT
- a CDS encoding penicillin-binding transpeptidase domain-containing protein, which translates into the protein MRQEVDTRGRLVVIGLVVVALLAGLLTRAWFLQVAGGEKLAVAAQTNGDKVVQVPALRGRILDAKGRVLAETRAVTTLVVDRQKLTYATRVRLVPNLARVLGISTGEVDKRLDDPNRELFEAVTVAERVNVDQAQYVWERQDDFPQTRVTSSFLRVYPAGSLAAHLLGYTGRINAEEYNDKKAKGYTADDTIGKAGIEQTFETELRGAPELKEVRVDNRGVKVGESIVRQAEPGHDVQLAIDIDAQKVAADSLEQGMQGARHLIDPDGGGYYQATGGAVVVLDARTGAVVAMASAPTFDPNVIVAGGLPAEYLDQNGSLPLIDRALSPYAPGSTFKLFTSIATIKYGIRAADETYYDDGCVLFGNDEKRCNARKIKYGIVDLPRALTVSSDAFFYNVGKEFWYVYDSNEGSDNSPSHPRGYGMQEVARAFGFGVPTGISLGGDQSGRIPDLAFNQALNKSSDDPTSRTWRQGDSASLAVGQGDVLVTPLQLADGYAAFANGGTLHSPQLVVGIHASTAGQPEGQLGKLLSLVAMPAPRDTGLTPQVRDPVLAGIDGAVNSQEGTAFFSFNTYDGVPVAGKTGTAQAGKGKQDTSWFAGIVNPGKDPAQPQYVVVAMVEQGGFGADIAAPIARRVMDFLNGNPDPAPVRYAPAPVKKSD
- the mreD gene encoding rod shape-determining protein MreD, which gives rise to MIRRIRLGFVVVTCVVLQTTLFTHFRIDGVAPDVGLVAVLAVAYYEGAESGAWFGFVMGIAIDLFLSTPLGLSALSYAITGYAVGVFQAGMVRRPPAIAPLLGGIGGFFGGLVFLSVGAVIGQEGFLSLSSLKTVAIAAFYDALIAPAVFPLVRRAARHSEGRSTWRVAR
- the mreC gene encoding rod shape-determining protein MreC, coding for MIITSLVLITLDQQGTGVVATLRSGAQDVIAPLQDLADDAISPATDFFDSLGRADELQSENERLRRANAGLESQIAANKSAVADAQGVKELVDLPDVADYDSVFASVVDGSTGNFERTFQIDKGSDDGIANDMAVVVGAHGGALVGKITSVSKSRATVQRMDDPEFGVGVQLLDPSGALGPIGLANGQKDSTFLELQIRDSTQKLAKGEYAITRGLNESPFPRGLAVGTVVHAVDPSTATAERAALRPIVDLDRLTIVKVLRYQPPATP